In the genome of Nocardioides sp. NBC_00368, the window GCCAGCGGATCATGCGTACGGAGAGCGTGTCGGTCGTACGTCCGATCTCGGGTCGCGCGGCCAGCAGGTTGGTCGGGGCGACGCCGGGGTGGGAGAGGTTGCTGGTGATGCCCCAGCCGCCGGCCCGGCTGCGCCGATCCAGCTCCAGGCCGAAGAGGCCGACGGCGACCTTGGACTGGCTGTAGGCCTTCATGACATGGTAGCTCTGCTCCCAGTTGGGGTCCTCCCAGTTGATCGCGCCCCGCCTCGCGGCGACGCTGACCTGGGACGTCACCCGAGCCTGCCCGGCCCGCAGCAGCGGCAGGATCTTGGCGACGAGGGCGAAGTGGCCGAGGTGGTTGGTGCCGAGCTGGAGCTCGAACCCGTCGGCGGTCGTCTGCCGCTCCGGCGGCGTCATCACCCCGGCGTTGTTGATCATCAGGTGGAACGGCTGGTCCTCGCCCAGCAGCGTCTCGGAGAGCGCCGCCACCGACGCCAGCGAGGACAGGTCGAGGTCGCGCAGCGAGACCCTCGCCTCCGGGACCTTTCCGCGGATCGTGGCCAGCGCCTTCTCGCCCTTGGCGGCGTTGCGTACCGGTATGACGACCTCGGCTCCGGCGGCCGCGAGCCGGGTGGCCATCACCAGCCCCATCCCGTCGCTGGCTCCGGTGACCAGGGCTCGTCTGCCGGACAGGTCCGGGATCGTGATGTCGATGGGTCGGCGTGGCATCGGTCTGCTCCTCGAGAAGGGCTCTGGGGTCGGATCCATCCTCGGTCGCTCACCCGGGTCTATCCAGGGTCTGCCGATCCCAGCCTCGGCGGTCCACGCATGTGGCCGCCGCGCGTCGGGTACGTCGATGGGGTGAGTGAACGGGAGCGCGACGTGGTGCGGCGTCTGCTCGACGCCGGCGGCATGACGTACGCCGAGGAGGCCGGCATCCGGCTCCGGGACAAGCCGTCGCCGCTCTACCGGCTGCTCGTCCTGGCGATGCTCTCCTCGACCCGGATCTCGACCGACATCGCGGTCGCGGCGGCGCGCGAGGTGTCGGCCGCCGGATGGCGTACGCCGCAACGGCTGCTCGACTCGACCTGGCAGCAGCGCGTGGACGCGCTCGGGCGGGCGCACTACCGCCGCTACGACGAGAGCACCGCGACCAAGCTCGAGGAGCAGGCCCGGTGGCTGCTGGACACCTACCGCGGAGACCTCCGCCGGCTCCGCCCCTCCTCCCGCGACGACGCCGACGCGTTGATCGACGCGCTCACCGAGTCGCCGCGCATCGGCCCGGTCGGAGCCCGGATCTTCTGCCGCGAGGTCCAGGACGTGTGGCCGGCGCTGTCCCCCTTCCTCGACGGCCCGCTCCTGGACCAGGCCGGGGAGCTCGGCCTGCCCGAGGACCCGGACGAACTCGCCGCGCTGGTCCCTGACGGGCGCTGCGCCCCGCTCGCGGCCGCGCTCACCCGAGCGCGTCACGGGCTTCCCGATCTCGAGGTGAGCTGAGGGCCTCCCACCCGTCCTGGGTGATCCCGCTTAGGATCACCGCATGGTTCACGGGGAGTCGAAGAACGCGCCGAGCATGGCGGATGTGGCGGCCCGGGCAGGGGTCTCGCACCAGACCGTGTCCCGGGTGGTCAACGGCTCCGATGCCGTACGCGGCGACACCCGCGACCGGGTGCTGGCGGCTATCGAGGAGCTGGGCTACCGGCGCAACAAGTCGGCGCGGGCACTGGTGACCCGGCGGTCCGGACGTCTGGGCCTGCTCTACTCCCAGCCGCACCTGTACGGGCCCGGCACCCTGGCCGCCTCGGTGCACCAGGCCGGCCAGCGGGCCGGCTACGACATCATCCTGAGCCCGGTGCCGCACCTGGACGCGACCTCGGCGGAGGGGGCGATCGAGGCGCTGCTCGACGACGCGGTCGAGGCTGTGCTCCTCGGCGTCTCGCACCAGTCGTTGGAGGACCTGGTCGCCCAGATCGCGTCCACCGTCGAGGTCGTGATGATCCACAGCGACCCGCCGGAGGGGGTACGCTCGGTGGGGATCGACCAGCGCGCCGGAGCCGTGCTGGCCACGCAGTACCTGCTGGACCTCGGCCACCGCACCATCGCCCACGTGGCCGGTCCGGTCGGCTGGATCGACGCCGGACAGCGCCGGGAGGGCTGGCTGGCCGCGCTCCGCGACGCCGACGCCCGACCGGGCCCGGAGATCTTCGGCGACTGGTCGAGCCGCAGCGGCTACGAGGCCGGTGCCGCGATCGCCCGGGACCCGTCGGTCACCGCCGTCTTCGCGGCCAACGACTCGATGGCGCTCGGCGTGATCCGGGCGCTCCACGAGGCCGGCCGCCGGGTCCCGCAGGACGTGAGCGTGGTCGGCTTCGACGACGTCCCGGACGCGGCCTACCTGTGGCCGCCGCTGACCACCGTCCGGCAGGACTTCGCGTCGCTGGGCGAGCTCGCCGTGGAGGTGGCCACCAAGGCCATCGCCGACGGCACCGTCGAGGTGCCCCCGCTGCTGCAGCCCGAGCTGGTCGTGCGGTCCTCGGCTGCCCACAGGCCGAGCTGACCGATACCGCCGAGGCGTCACGTACGTCGGCCGAGACGTCACCTACGTCGGTCGAGTTGGCATCGCCATGCCAACTCGCCCGACGGGGCTGACGCCTCGCCCGACGGGGCCGACGCCTCGCCCGACGGGGCCGACGCCTCGGCATCTCTTCTGGAACAGGAGGTAACTCGCGCGTAATATGTTAGCGTTCACATCGCCTCGAACCCCACCCCGAGCCGCCGGGCAGAAACGGAGCCGTGATGACGCAGCGAGCAGGCCACCTGCCTGACCTCGAGGAGACCGCGCTCGGTATCGAGCTGGGCTCCACCAACATCAAGGCGTGCCTGATCGGGCCCGACCACGCGCCCATCGCCACCGGCTCCCACCTGTGGGAGAACGAGCTCGCCGACGGGCTGTGGACCTACTCGCTCGAGGCGGTCTGGGCGGGCGTCCAGGGTGCCGTCGCCGCCCTCGGGGACGAGGTCGAGCGCCGCTACGGCACCCGGCCGACGACCTTCGGGGCGATCGGTGTCTCGGCGATGATGCACGGCTATCTCGCCTTCGACGAGGCCGGCGAGCTGCTGGTGCCCTTCCGCACCTGGCGCAACACCAACACCGCGGTCGCCGCCGCCGAGCTGTCGCAGACCTTCGGAACCAACATCCCGCTGCGTTGGTCGATCGCCCACCTCTACCAGGCGATCCTCGACGACGAGCCCCACCTGCCCCGGATCGCCTCGCTGACCACTCTCGCGGGCTACGTCCACCGGGCGCTGACCGGCGAGCACGTGCTCGGCGTCGGCGACGCCTCCGGGATGTTCCCCATCGACCCGGCGACCGGGACCTACGACCAGCGGATGCTCGAGCAGGCCGGTCACCTGGCCGCCGCCAAGCATCCCGGCCTGCGGATCGAGGGGCTGCTCCCGCAGGTCCTCCCGGCGGGAGCCGACGCCGGCCGACTCACCCCCGAGGGTGCGGCGCTGCTCGATCCCACCGGCACGCTGCGGCCGGGCATCGTGCTGTGTCCGCCCGAGGGCGATGCCGGCACCGGGATGGTCGCCACCAACTCGGTGGCCCAGCGCACCGGCAACGTCAGCGCCGGCACCTCGATCTTCGCGATGGTCGTCCTCGAGGAACCACTCGCCACCGTCCACCACGCCATCGACGTCGTCACCACCCCGGTCGGCGACCCGGTCGCGATGGTGCACTGCAACAACGGCGCCAGCGAGCTCGATGCCTGGGCCGGCGTCTTCGGCGAGTTCGCCGCCGCGCTCGGTCACCCCTGCGAGCCCGACGCCGTCTTCGGGGCCCTGCTCACCGCGGCGCTGAAGGGCTCGCCCGACGGCGGCGGGCTGCTGGCCTACAACTATCTGGCCGGCGAGCCGATCACCGGCCTCGACGAGGGCCGCCCGCTGTTCGTACGCACCCCTGGCAGCCGCCTCGACCTCGCCGGCTTCGCCCGCGCCCAGGTCTACGGCGTCTTCGGCACCCTCGCCCTCGGCATGCGCGTGCTCGCGGACCAGGGCGTCGAGATCGACGCGATGTTCGCCCACGGCGGCCTGTTCCGCACCGCGGGCGTCGCCCAGCGGCTGCTCGCTGCGGCCACCGGTGCCCCGGTCGCGGTCGGTCACACCGCCGGCGAGGGCGGTGCCTGGGGGATCGCGGTCCTGGCTGCGTACGCCCGGACGACCACGGCCGGCAGCGACATCGCCCTGAGCGCCTATCTCGCCGAGCGCGTCTTCGGTGACATCGACCTCGAGGTCGTCGAGCCGGACGCCGCCGACCTCGCCGGGTTCCGGACCTACCTGGAGCGCTACCAGGCCGGCCTGGACATCGAGCGTGCCGCCGTGGCCGCGCTCGCCGCCAAGCCAGAGAACACAGAAGGAGACCAGTGATGACGGGCGTCCCCACCGCTCTTCGCGCCGCCGTCGACGAAGCCAAGGAACGCGTCGCCGCGCTGCACGCCGAGCTGCCCCGCTGGGAGCTGGTCGTGTGGACCGCCGGGAACGTCTCCGAGCGGGTGCCGAACCCCGACGGCGAGGACCTGCTGGTCATCAAGCCGTCCGGCGTCGCCTACGAGGACATCACCGCCGAGGCGATGGTCGTGTGCGACCTGGCCGGCAACCTCGTCGAGGGGGAGCGCTCGCCATCCTCGGACACCGCCGCCCATGCGTACGTCTATGCCAACATGCCCGAGGTCGGTGGAGTGGTCCACACCCACTCCACCTACGCCACGGCCTGGGCCGCCCGCGGAGAGGAGATCCCCTGCGTGCTCACGATGATGGCCGACGAGTTCGGCGGGCCGATCCCGGTCGGTCCGTTCGCGATCATCGGCGACGACTCGATCGGCCGCGGCATCGTGGAGACGCTGCGGGAGTCGCGCAGCCCGGCGGTGCTGATGCGCAACCACGGCCCGTTCACCATCGGCAAGGACGGCCGCTCCGCGGTCAAGGCCGCGGTGATGTGCGAGGAGGTCGCCCGCACCGTGCACATCGCGCGCCAGCTCGGCCAGCCTCTGCCCATCGACCAGCGCCACGTCGACTCCCTCTACGACCGCTACCAGAACGTCTACGGCCAGCACTGAGCTGCGCCCTCGAAGCATCAGCACACCACGTGAGCACTGGAAGGACCCCCACATGAGCAAGCCCACCGCGCCGAAACCCTATGGCGACCGCGAGGTCTGGTTCTTCACCGGCAGCCAGGACCTCTACGGCGAGGAGACTCTTCGTCAGGTGGCCGAGCAGTCCCAGGAGGTCGCCCGCGCCCTCGACGCGTCGGACGACGTACCGGCGAAGGTCGTGTGGAAGCCCGTCCTGAAGGACGCAGCGTCGATCCGCCGCGCGATGCTCGAGGCCAACTCCGACGACAACGTCCTCGGCGTGATCACCTGGATGCACACCTTCAGCCCGGCCAAGATGTGGATCACCGGCCTCGACACCCTGCAGAAGCCGCTGCTGCACCTGCACACCCAGGCCAACGTCGAGCTCCCCTGGTCGGAGATCGACATGGACTTCATGAACCTCAACCAGGCCGCCCACGGCGACCGGGAGTACGCCTACATCGCCACCCGGCTCGGCGTCGCCCGCACCACCGTCGTCGGCCACGTCTCCAACCCGGCGGTCACCCGCCGCGTCGGCACCTGGGTCCGCGGCGCCGCCGGCTGGGCAGCGACCCACGGGCTCAACCTGGTCCGCTTCGGCGACAACATGCGCAACGTCGCCGTCACCGAGGGTGACAAGACCGAGGCCGAGCTGCGCTTCGGGGTCTCGGTCAACACCTGGGGCGTCAACGACCTGGTCGCCGCCGTCGAGGCGGTGGCCGAGGACGCCGTGGACGCGCTGGTGGCCGAGTACGAGGATCTCTACGACGTCGTCCCCGAGCTCCGTCGCGGCGGCGAGCGTCACGAGTCGCTGCGCTACGCCGCCCGCCAGGAGATCGCCATGGAGGCGTTCCTGGTCGAGCGCGACGCGAAGGCGTTCACCACGAACTTCGAGGACCTCGGCGGGCTGCGTCAGCTCCCCGGCATCGCCGTGCAGCGGCTGATGGGCAAGGGCTACGGCTTCGGCGCCGAGGGCGACTGGAAGACCGCAGTGCTGGTGCGGGCCGCGAAGGTGATGGGGGAGGGGCTGCCCGGTGGCGCCTCCCTGATGGAGGACTACACCTACGACCTCACCCCCGGCGCGGAGGTCATCCTCGGCGCCCACATGCTCGAGATCTGCCCCTCGCTGACCACCTCTCGTCCCAAGGTGGAGATCCACCCGCTCGGGATCGGCGACCGTGAGGACCCGGTCCGGATGGTCTTCGACGCCGACTCGGTCGAGGGTGCAGTGGTCGTCTCCCTGGCGGACATGCGCGACCGCTTCCGGCTGACGGCCAACGTCGTCGATGTGGTTCCGCCGACCGAGGCCCTGCCCAACCTGCCGGTCGCGCGCGCCGTCTGGTCCCCGCGCCCCGACTTCGCCACCTCCGCCGAGGCCTGGCTGACCGCCGGCGGCGCGCACCACACGGTGATGTCGACCGCCGCCGGGATCGAGGCATTCGAGGTCTTCGCCAACATCGCCCGCACCGAGCTGCTCGTCATCGACGAGTCCACCACCCGCCGCGGCTTCGCCGACCAGGTGCGCTGGAACCAGGTGTTCTACCGGGTCGCCCAGGGCCTGTGAATGATCGGTGCACTCACCGAAGCTTGGTGAGTGCACCGATCGTGCACCTGCGCGATCTGTGCACCCGAACAGGGGGCCTGGGTGCACGGATCGTGCACGATCGGCTGGGATTGGATCATCGCCGCCGGTCGCGAATCTGGTAGATGCGCTGGACGGACACGCCGGCGACCTCGGCGAGATCCTTCGCGGTGTGGCCGTCGAGAATGGCTTCGCGTACGCAGGTTGCCCAGAAGCTGTCGCGTCGGGCCGCTTCGCGTTGCGCGACCTCACGATCAGCCTTCGCTTGTTCGATCACGACCTTCCAGTCGCGCGGCGCGATGGCGATCGTGTCCTCGGGCCACCCGCCACCGCCAGTGCCCAGGACCGTCCAGCCGGATAGGCCGAGAGTGTCCGCGGCTGTGCCCGAGACGGCCAGTTCGGCCAGAACTTCGCCATCGTCGTTCCTCACCTGCACCGAGTCGGTCGAGCTTCCTTCGTGGTTGACGACGGCCGCTCTGAACCGTGTTTCGCGGACGACAGCGAACGGCGAGCCGATGACGACTGTCTCGACCGGCGCCCATCCGATCTCCCGGAGGAGATAGGTGATGCGATGTTCGGGAGAGATGAATGGGTCTGGGTCAGGCCCGCCCTGGTGCATCGCAGACGTGATCGTCGCGACCGGGCTTGTCGGCGAACCGGCTCCGGGTAGGTCGCTGCTCGGCCGGACTTCGATGACGACATCTGCAGGTTCGTGTTGAGCGGTCGTCGCGACTGCCGTGAAATCCACACCCAGATTATAGCGCGCTTTAAATCGACTCAGGCCAGCAATTTCCGAGGGTTCATCACCCCGTCGGGGTCGATCGCCTGCTTGACGGCGCGCAGGAGGTCGACCTCGACACCCGTCTTGTACGCAGCCGCAGCATCCCGCTTGAGCGTCCCGATCCCGTGCTCGGCGGAGATGCTGCCGCCGAGCGCGGTGACGGCGTCGTAGACGATCCGGGTCAGCCCGGGAGCCTCTCGCCTCAGCGCCGCGTCGTCGCCGACGGGGGCGGAGATGTTGTAGTGCAGGTTGCCGTCGCCGATGTGGCCGTACGTCACCAGCCGCAGCCCCGGCAGCGCGTCGAGCAGCCTCGGGCCGACCTCGGCGACGAAGCGGGACAGCGCGGTGATCGGCAGGGTGACGTCGTGCTTGAGGGTCACGCCCTCGCTCCTCTGGGCCTCCGAGACTCCCTCGCGCAGCGCCCACAGCGACTCGCGCTGCGCCGGGCTTCCGGCGACCACGGCATCGAGAAGAAGCCCGTGCGAAGCCGCGGCCTCGAGCGCCGACTCGAGCCGCTCGTCGACGTCGGCGGAGGTGCCGGCGAGCTCGACGAGGCCGTACCACTCGTGCCGGTCCGCGAACGGGTCACGGACGCCGGGCAGGTGGGCGAGGACCAGGTCGAGCGCCTGGCGCCCGAGCAGCTCCCAGGTGGTCAGCTGGCCGCCACCGTGCTCGCGGAGCAGCGGAAGCAGCGTGGTGGCGGCCTCGACCGACTCGAGGGCCACGAACGCGCTCGCGCGGCGCGGCGTGGCGGGCAGCAGTCGCAGCACCGCCGCGGTGACCACCCCGAGCGTGCCCTCCGAGCCGATGAACAGCTGCTTGAGGTCGTAGCCGGTGTTGTCCTTACGCAGCGGGCGCAGCCCGTCCCACACCCGGCCGTCAGGAAGCACGACCTCCAGGCCGAGCACCAGCTCGCGCATCATCCCGTAGCGCAGCACCGCGGTGCCGCCGGCGTTGGTCGCGATCGTGCCGCCGATGGTGCACGAGCCCTCCGAGCCGAGCGAGAGCGGGAAGAGCCGCCCCGCGGCCGCGGCGGCCTCCTGGACGATTGCCAGCGGGGCGCCGGCCTCGACCACGAGGGTGTCGGCGACCGGATCGACCTCCCGGACGCGCCGCATCCGGCCGAGCGAGAGGACGATCTGGTCACCGCCGGAGTCGGGTACGCCGCCGCCGACGAGGCCGGTGTTGCCGCCCTGCGGGACGACCCCGACCCCAGCCGCGCCGCACAGCCTGACGACCGTCGCCACCTCCGCGGTCGAGGCCGGTCGCACCACCGCGAGGGCGGTGCCGGTGAAGACCCCGGTCCAGTCGGTGACGTACGCCGCCATGTCGGCCGGCTCGGTCAGCACGGCGCTCTCGCCCAGGGCGGTGCGCAGGTCGTTGACGAGGTCGGTCATCAGGTGCTCCTCGGGTCGGGTGGGGGAGGCGGTCATGCCGACCGCAGGCGTACGTGCTCGGGGCCGATCGCGGCGATGTCGGGGGCGCCGAGCAGGCACATCGCCCGCCGCAGCTCCTCGACCAGCAGCGTCAGAGTGGCGTCGACCCCCTGTCGGCCACCGACCATCAGGCCGTAGAGATAGGGGCGGCCGATCAGCACGCCGCGGGCGCCGAGGCCGAGTGCCGCCGCGATGTCGCCGCCGGAGCGGACGCCGGAGTCGACGTACACCTCGGTCCGGTCGCCGACCGCGTCGACCACCGTCGGCAGCAGCTCCAGAGGCACCGGCGCACGGTCGAGCTGGCGGCCGCCGTGGTTGGAGAGCACCAGCGCGTCGGCCCCGGCCTCGACGCAGGCGACCGCGTCGGCGACCGAGAGCACGCCCTTGACCACCACCGGGCCGTCCCAGTGCTCCTTGAGCCAGCCGATGTCGGAGGGCCGGATCGCCTGCTCGCGCAGCTCGTTGGACATGCCCCAGCGCCTGTAGTGGGATCCCTCGGGGAAGGTCGCGAACCGCAGCGGCTCGGTGGTCACGATGTTCGCGACCCAGCCCGGGTGGCGGGCCATGCCCGCGAACGTACGCAGGCTCAGCTGCGGCGGGATCGCGAACCCGTTGAGCTTGTCCTTGCGCTTCATCCCCGTCACGGTCGTGTCGATGGTCAGCATCAGTGCCTCGTAGCCCTGCGCGGCCGCCTCGGCAAGGTGCTCGAGCGTCACAGAACGGTCCTTCATCAGGTAGACCTGGAACCAGTTGCGTCCCTGCGGCGCCGCGGCGGCGACGTCGGTGATCGAGGTCGTCGCGTACGTCGAGAGCGTGTAGGGCAGCCCGGCGGCGGCCGCGGCCGCGGCGACCGCCCGCTCGCCGGTGTGGTGGCTGAGCCGGGTGTAGCCGGTCGGCGCCAGCACGATGGGTGCGGCCGCGGGCCGCCCGAGGATCGTCGTACGCACCTCCGGCTCGGCCACCTGGCCGAAGGCCGTGGGCCGCAGCTCCACGCGGTCGAAGGCCTCGCGGTTGCGGCGCATCGCGTGCTCGCCGTCCGAGCCGCCGTCGACGTAGTCCCAGACCGCCCTCGGCACCCGCCGGCGGGCGGCCCGCTCCAGGTCGTCGAGGCTGAGACAGCGGGCCAGCCGCCGGTCGGCCGCACGCCAGTGGAACGGGCGCGGCCGCAGGAACGGCGCGAGATCGCGCCATCGGGGGACCTGCCGGACGACCTGGGAACTGGCGGTCACGCTCTGGACTCCTCATCACTCATCGGATAAGTTTTGAACTTGTCATACAACTTAGCCCATCGAGGAGCATCACGCCATGGCCGCCGACCGCATCACGTCACTGACCCTCTCCCACGTCGTCCTCCCGCTCGAGAACCCGGTCAGTGACGCCAAGGTGCTCACCGGACGGCAGAAGCCGCTCACCGAGACCGTGCTGCTCTTCGTCGAGGTGACGACGGAGCAGGGCTTCGAGGGCATGGGCTTCAGCTACTCCAAGCGGGCCGGTGGCCCGGCGCAGTACGCCCACCTCAAGGAGATCGCCGAGGTTGCCACCGGCCAGGACCCCTCCGACATCGCCAAGATCTACGAGTCGCTGATGTGGGCCGGCGCCTCGGTCGGCCGCAGCGGTGTGGCGACCCAGGCCGTGGCCGCTCTCGACGTGGCGCTCTACGACCTCAAGGCCCGGCGCGCGGGCCTGCCGCTGGCCAAGCTGCTCGGCGCCCACCGCGACTCCTGCCGCGTCTACAACACCTCCGGCGGCTTCCTCCAGGCGAGCGTCGAGGAGATCAAGGAGAAGGCCACCGCCTCGCTCGAGGCCGGCATCGGCGGCATCAAGATCAAGGTCGGCCAGCCCGACTGGGCCGAGGACCTGCGCCGCGTCGCCGCGCTGCGCGAGCACCTCGGTGACACCCCGTTCATGGTCGACGCCAACCAGCAGTGGGACCGCGCCCGCGCCCGCCGGATGTGTCGCGAGCTCGAGCAGTTCGACCTGATCTGGATCGAGGAGCCCCTCGACGCCTGGGACGCGGTCGGCCACGCCGACCTGTCGCGTACGTTCGACACGCCGATCGCGACCGGCGAGATGCTGACCTCGGTGCCCGAGCACATGGCGCTGATCGACGCCGGCTACCGCGGCATCGTGCAGCCGGACGCGCCGCGCATCGGCGGGATCACCCCGTTCCTGAAGTTCGCCACCCTCGCCGCCCACGCCGGGCTCGCGCTCGCGCCGCACTACGCGATGGAGATCCACCTGCACCTCGCCGCGGCCTACCCGACCGAGCCGTGGGTCGAGCACTTCGAGTGGCTCAACCCGCTGTTCGAGGAGCGCATCGACATCCACGACGGCCGGATGTGGGTGCCGGACCGCCCGGGTCTCGGCTTCACGCTCAGCGACCAGATGCGCAAGCTGACCGTGGAGACGGCTAAGTTCACGGCATGAGCGAGCGCCAGCGAGCGACAATGAGCGTCATGCCGTCGAGTACGTATCCTTGCCTCTCCTCGACGGAGGCGACGGCATGACAGTCAGCACCGGGCTCGCCGACCGCGTCGTCTCCGGGATCAAGGACCAGATCCTCGCCGGAGACCTCGCTCCGGGGGCGAAGCTGCCCTCGGAGTCCGACCTGGTCGCCACCTACGGGGTGTCCCGGACGGTGGCGCGCGAGGCGGTCACCCGCCTGCGCGCCGAAGGTCTGGTCGAGACCTTCCAGGGGCGCGGCTCGTTCGTCCTGGCGGTCCCGGCGCCCTCGCCGTTCGCACTGGAGTCCTCCGCGATCCGTACGCAGCACGACGTGCTCGACATGGTCGACTTCCGGCTCGGCGTGGAGTGTGAGGCGGCGGCCCTGGCCGCCGCCCACCTCGACGAGCAGGGATCGCGTGCGATCGAGGAGGCGCTCGCCGCGCTGGCCACCGCGCATCCCGACGGCGCGGTGGAGGCGGACTTCGCCTTCCACCGCGCCGTCGCGGCCGCAACCGGCAACCGCTTCTACCTCGACCTGATGGACTCGCTGGGTCCGATGATGATCATGCTGCCGCGCACCCGGCTCGGCGACGCCTACTCACCCAGCGACGCGCTCCACGTCGAGCGGGTGCAGCGCGAGCACGACAACATCGCCGCCGCCATCCTCTCCGGTGACGCCGACACCGCCCGGGCGGCGATGCGGGTGCACCTCGGCAGCACCCGCCGGCGTCTGCAGCAGCGTTGACGGTTGGTCTAGGTATGCAGACCAACCGTCGCTTCCCCGGCGGAGCTCCGCACGGGATGCGACGGTTCGGCTGCATACCTAGACGAACAGACCGCACCGCCGGCGCTACTTCATGTGCTCCCCGAGCGGGGTGAAGCAGAACTTCCCGCCCGCCAGCCGCTCCTCGGGCCCCTGCGGGCCGTCGTCGACCGCGTCGCCGAGCAACTCCGCGGCGTAGACCTCGGAGTCGTCCTGCGGGTGGTAGCCGATCGCTTCGCCCTCGGCCAGCGACCACCAGCGCCGGGTGTTGCGGGAGGTGCCCCACACCACCCGGAAGCCGGGCTCCGGGGTGGCCAGGCAGGCCTCGAGGAGCCGGGCGCCGTCGTCGGGCGACATCCACGTCCACAGCGACCGGCGGTCCCACGGCTTCTCGAAGCACGAGCCGATCCGCAGCGCGGTCACGTCGATGCCGTATCGGTCGTGGAAGAGGCTCCCGAGGGCCTCCATCGCGACCTTGCTGACCCCGTAGTAGGTGTCCGGGCGCGGGACGGCATCCGCCGGAAGGCCGCCATCGGGGGCATCGGCGATCTCGTAGAAGCCGGCCGCGTGGTTGCTGGAGGCGAGCACGACCCGCGCCACCCCGGCGTCCCGGGCGGCCTCCAAGACCACGCGGGTGCCGTCGATGTTGGCCGAGAGGATGTCGTCCCAGGGGGCCTCGACGCTGATGCCGCCCAGATGGATGATCGCTTCGACGCCCTCGCAGGCGGCGCGCATCGCGGCCTCGTCGGTCACCGACGCCTCGACGACCTCGACCGCCTCGCCCTCGGCGGGGGGCTCGGGACGTACGACGTCGAGGAGGCGCAGCACCCGGCCCTCACGGGCGAGCCGGCTGCGCATCATCCGACCCACGCCGCCGCTGGCCCCGGTGATCAGAACGACCTGGCTCATGCGCTGCGCAGCTCCTCGACGGCATCGATGTAGGTGCCGAGGTCGGCGCCGTGCTTGTCGATGACGGACCTGGTCGCCTCGCGCCACGGGGTGAGGTCGGTGATCTCGTTGATCGTGACGCCCTCGCCCCGCAGCTTCTCCAGGTCGGCCTCGACCTGGGCGTCCCACTTCTCGCGCTGGAACGGCGCGGCCTCGTCGGCCGCCTTCTGGAGGGCCTCCTGGTCCGCGGAGTCGAGCCCGTCCCAGGTGTCCTTGTTGATGAGCAGCACCTCGGCGACGCGCATGTGCCGGTCGAGGGTGTAGTTCTTCGCGACCTCGTAGTGGGAGGCGGAGTAGTAGGACGGCTCGTTGTTCTCGGCGCCGTCGAGCAGCCCGCTCTGCAGCGAGCTGTAGACCTCGCCGTAGTCCATCGGGGTGGGGGAGCCGCCGAGAGCCTTGACGAAGTCGATCTGCACCTGCGACTCCTGCACCCGGATCTTGAGCCCCTTGACGTCGGCCGGCGCCTTGATGGGCTTCTTGGAGGTGTAGAAGCTGCGGGCGCCCGGGTCGAAGTAGCCCAGCCCCTTGAAGCCGGCGCCCTCGGCCTCGCCGAGCAGCTTCTTGCCGTTCTCGCTGTCCAGGAAGCGCCACAGGTGGTCGGCGTCGTCGAAGAGGTAGGGCAGGCTGAACAGCCCCATCGCGGGGACGAACTCGCCCATCGGGGCCGAGCTGATCCGGGTCAT includes:
- a CDS encoding endonuclease, which codes for MSERERDVVRRLLDAGGMTYAEEAGIRLRDKPSPLYRLLVLAMLSSTRISTDIAVAAAREVSAAGWRTPQRLLDSTWQQRVDALGRAHYRRYDESTATKLEEQARWLLDTYRGDLRRLRPSSRDDADALIDALTESPRIGPVGARIFCREVQDVWPALSPFLDGPLLDQAGELGLPEDPDELAALVPDGRCAPLAAALTRARHGLPDLEVS
- a CDS encoding L-ribulose-5-phosphate 4-epimerase, yielding MTGVPTALRAAVDEAKERVAALHAELPRWELVVWTAGNVSERVPNPDGEDLLVIKPSGVAYEDITAEAMVVCDLAGNLVEGERSPSSDTAAHAYVYANMPEVGGVVHTHSTYATAWAARGEEIPCVLTMMADEFGGPIPVGPFAIIGDDSIGRGIVETLRESRSPAVLMRNHGPFTIGKDGRSAVKAAVMCEEVARTVHIARQLGQPLPIDQRHVDSLYDRYQNVYGQH
- a CDS encoding xylulokinase, coding for MTQRAGHLPDLEETALGIELGSTNIKACLIGPDHAPIATGSHLWENELADGLWTYSLEAVWAGVQGAVAALGDEVERRYGTRPTTFGAIGVSAMMHGYLAFDEAGELLVPFRTWRNTNTAVAAAELSQTFGTNIPLRWSIAHLYQAILDDEPHLPRIASLTTLAGYVHRALTGEHVLGVGDASGMFPIDPATGTYDQRMLEQAGHLAAAKHPGLRIEGLLPQVLPAGADAGRLTPEGAALLDPTGTLRPGIVLCPPEGDAGTGMVATNSVAQRTGNVSAGTSIFAMVVLEEPLATVHHAIDVVTTPVGDPVAMVHCNNGASELDAWAGVFGEFAAALGHPCEPDAVFGALLTAALKGSPDGGGLLAYNYLAGEPITGLDEGRPLFVRTPGSRLDLAGFARAQVYGVFGTLALGMRVLADQGVEIDAMFAHGGLFRTAGVAQRLLAAATGAPVAVGHTAGEGGAWGIAVLAAYARTTTAGSDIALSAYLAERVFGDIDLEVVEPDAADLAGFRTYLERYQAGLDIERAAVAALAAKPENTEGDQ
- a CDS encoding LacI family DNA-binding transcriptional regulator; this encodes MVHGESKNAPSMADVAARAGVSHQTVSRVVNGSDAVRGDTRDRVLAAIEELGYRRNKSARALVTRRSGRLGLLYSQPHLYGPGTLAASVHQAGQRAGYDIILSPVPHLDATSAEGAIEALLDDAVEAVLLGVSHQSLEDLVAQIASTVEVVMIHSDPPEGVRSVGIDQRAGAVLATQYLLDLGHRTIAHVAGPVGWIDAGQRREGWLAALRDADARPGPEIFGDWSSRSGYEAGAAIARDPSVTAVFAANDSMALGVIRALHEAGRRVPQDVSVVGFDDVPDAAYLWPPLTTVRQDFASLGELAVEVATKAIADGTVEVPPLLQPELVVRSSAAHRPS
- a CDS encoding SDR family oxidoreductase, whose amino-acid sequence is MPRRPIDITIPDLSGRRALVTGASDGMGLVMATRLAAAGAEVVIPVRNAAKGEKALATIRGKVPEARVSLRDLDLSSLASVAALSETLLGEDQPFHLMINNAGVMTPPERQTTADGFELQLGTNHLGHFALVAKILPLLRAGQARVTSQVSVAARRGAINWEDPNWEQSYHVMKAYSQSKVAVGLFGLELDRRSRAGGWGITSNLSHPGVAPTNLLAARPEIGRTTDTLSVRMIRWLSARGILLGTPETAALPALLAATSPEAVGGRMYGPRGPGNLGGAPAEQALYRPLVNAEDAARLWEISERLTRIALPTS